In Syngnathus scovelli strain Florida chromosome 10, RoL_Ssco_1.2, whole genome shotgun sequence, the following are encoded in one genomic region:
- the kif1aa gene encoding kinesin-like protein KIF1A isoform X10, whose translation MSGASVKVAVRVRPFNSREMGKDSKCIIQMSGNTTTIINPKQAKDNKSFNFDYSYWSHTTPEDVNYASQMLVYKDIGEEMLLHAFEGYNVCIFAYGQTGAGKSYTMMGKQDVKDQQGIIPLLCEDLFTKINDNADNSMSYSVEVSYMEIYCERVRDLLNPKNKGNLRVREHPLMGPYVEDLSKLAVTSYNDIQDLMDSGNKARTVAATNMNETSSRSHAVFNIIFTQKRHDADSENTSEKVSKISLVDLAGSERADSTGAKGTRLKEGANINKSLTTLGKVISALAEVDSGSNKNKKKKKVENFIPYRDSVLTWLLRENLGGNSRTAMVAALSPADINYDETLSTLRYADRAKQIRCNAVINEDPNNRLVRELKEEVSRLKDLLLAQGLGDIIDMTHAMTGMSPSPSLSVLSSRAGSIASLHDRIMFSPANEEAIERLKETEKIIAELNETWEEKLRRTEAIRMEREALLAEMGVAMREDGGTVGVFSPKKTPHLVNLNEDPLMSECLLYYIKDGITRVGRVDAASRQDIVLSGHFIIDEHCTFTSSTGPQGETVVLEPCEGAETYVNGKRVTEATVLKSGNRIILGKSHVFRFNHPVQARAERERTPCVETPVEPVDWAFAQRELLDKQGIDMKQEMEQRLQELEDQYRKEREEANNLLEQQRLDYESKLEALQKQVDLYNPEVTEEEEEPEEEVQWSERERELAEWSFRRWRCYQFTSLRDLLWGNAIFLKEANAISVELKKKVQFQFVLLTDTLYSPLPPDLLPPDPDKDRERRIFPQTIVAVEVQDQKNGATHYWTLEKLRQRLDQMREMYDRAAEVPPATAVVSSTRSNVTADDGESVTTGGDPFYDRFPWFRLVGRNPLFNTCMSERMSDPTPSPTPSASETTDSPQREAREDDQSEELDDDIFLDEPSSELVGEEEDDDDEEEEERELCRGSSEGQDPFYDRSPLFSVVGRSFVYLSNLLYRVPLVHRVAVVSEKGDVKGFLRVAVQAISADEEAPDYGSGVRQSGTAKISFEDQQYEKFQSESCTAGLSRTGVSQEELRFVEGEGQSAETGPSADEVNNNTSGGDMDDVAVKSGLDGQVDVTAEHLKIGNIFTFRVTLLQASNIAAEYADIFCQFNFIHRHDEAFSTEPLKNPGRGPPLGFYHVQNIAVEVTKSFVDYISTQPIVFEVFGHYQKQAFLPLCKDVISPLRPCRRQFPRVMPLSKPVPATKLTAVARPQVGPCHCKYDLMVFFEICELEANGDYLPAVVDHRGGMPCHGTFLLHQGLQRRITVTIVHESGGDIEWRDVRELVVGRLRNTPECDESIVDPNILSLNILSAGYVRPLHDDRTFYRFEAAWDSSMHNSLLLNRVTPYGEKIYMTLSAYLELEKCTQPAVVTKDVCMVFYSRDTKLSASRSIRNLFGAGSFRAADGNRVTGVYELSLCHLADAGSPGMQRRRRRVLDTSVAYVRGEENLAGWRPRSDSLILEHQWELDKLSLLQEVEKTKHFLLLREKLESTLLLASQVAQQLVEEPGEPSPPTRIHPEVCAASDITTERQRELATKCLRLLTHSFDREYTHVCVSASESKISEMSITTLRDSASISALNTITPSSTCPSLVEGCYDNAALRPPAPRSRAVSPSPEAQLDGEAKKCVGATTEGKPRIRRFVPDIQEIRVSPIVSKKGYLHFLEPHTNGWVKRYVVVRRPYVYIYNTERDAIERAILNLSSAQVEYSEDQQAMLKTPNTFAVCTEHRGILLQATSDKDMHDWLYAFNPLLAGTIRSKLSRRRVGQMRM comes from the exons ATGTCAGGGGCCTCTGTGAAGGTGGCGGTCCGAGTCCGCCCTTTCAACTCTCGGGAGATGGGCAAAGACAGCAAATGCATCATCCAGATGTCGGGAAACACCACCA CCATCATCAACCCTAAGCAGGCCAAAGACAACAAGAGCTTCAATTTCGATTACTCCTATTGGTCACACACCACg CCCGAAGATGTGAACTACGCCTCTCAAATGCTGGTCTACAAAGACATCGGCGAAGAAATGCTGCTGCACGCCTTCGAGGGTTACAACGTTTGCATCTTTGCGTACGGCCAGACGGGCGCTGGCAAGTCCTACACCATGATGGGCAAGCAGGACGTCAAAGATCAACAAGGCATCATCCCCCTG ctttgtgaagacctCTTTACCAAAATCAATGACAACGCAGACAACAGCATGTCCTACTCTGTGGAG GTGAGCTACATGGAAATCTACTGCGAGCGTGTCCGCGACCTTCTCAACCCCAAGAACAAAGGCAACCTGCGGGTACGCGAGCATCCGCTGATGGGGCCCTACGTGGAGGATCTGTCAAAGCTGGCCGTCACCTCCTACAATGACATTCAGGACCTCATGGACTCTGGCAACAAAGCCAG GACGGTGGCCGCTACCAACATGAACGAAACCAGCAGTCGCTCGCATGCCGTTTTTAACATCATCTTCACACAGAAACGCCACGACGCCGACAGCGAAAACACCTCTGAGAAG GTTAGCAAAATCAGTTTGGTGGATCTAGCAGGCAGCGAGAGAGCTGATTCCACTGGAGCCAAAGGGACCAGGCTGAAA GAAGGAGCCAACATCAACAAATCTCTAACCACATTGGGAAAAGTCATCTCCGCTTTGGCAGAAGTG GACTCTGGATCAAACAAG aacaaaaagaagaagaaagtggAAAATTTTATTCCTTATCGCGATTCGGTGCTGACTTGGCTGCTCCGAGAGAATCTCG GCGGCAACTCTCGCACAGCCATGGTGGCTGCTCTGAGCCCGGCGGACATCAACTACGACGAGACTCTCAGCACACTCAG GTATGCCGACCGCGCCAAACAAATCCGCTGCAACGCCGTCATCAACGAGGACCCCAACAACCGGCTGGTGCGCGAATTGAAGGAGGAGGTGTCCCGCCTCAAAGACCTGCTCTTAGCCCAAGGCCTGGGGGACATCATCGACA TGACCCACGCCATGACAGGCATGAGTCCGTCGCCATCACTGTCGGTGCTTTCTAGCCGAGCCGGCTCCATCGCCAGCCTGCACGACCGCATCATGTTCAGCCCGGCTAACGAGGAGGCCATCGAGCGTCTAAAG GAAACTGAGAAAATCATCGCCGAGCTCAACGAGACGTGGGAAGAGAAACTTCGTCGGACCGAAGCCATTCGAATGGAACG AGAGGCCCTTCTAGCTGAAATGGGCGTGGCCATGCGCGAGGACGGCGGCACAGTCGGCGTCTTCTCCCCCAAGAAG ACGCCTCATCTGGTGAACCTGAACGAGGACCCTCTCATGTCCGAGTGCTTGCTCTACTACATCAAGGATGGAATCACCAG GGTGGGCCGCGTGGACGCCGCAAGCCGCCAGGACATCGTTCTAAGCGGCCACTTCATCATAGATGAGCACTGCACTTTCACCAGCTCCACTGGCCCGCAAGGAGAAA CCGTTGTCCTGGAGCCCTGCGAAGGAGCCGAGACCTACGTTAACGGGAAGAGAGTGACGGAGGCCACGGTCCTTAAATCAG GAAATCGTATCATCCTGGGCAAGAGCCACGTGTTCCGCTTCAACCACCCAGTGCAGGCACGAGCCGAGAGGGAGAGGACCCCATGCGTGGAGACCCCCGTGGAGCCCGTCGACTGGGCCTTTGCTCAGAGGGAGCTGCTGGACAAGCAAGGCATCGACATGAAGCAAGAGATGGAGCAGAG GCTGCAAGAGCTGGAGGATCAATATCgcaaagagagagaggaggccAACAACCTGCTGGAGCAGCAAAGACTG GATTATGAGAGCAAGCTGGAGGCTCTTCAGAAGCAGGTGGATCTTTATAACCCAGAAGTtaccgaggaagaggaggagccagAAGAAGAAG TCCAGTGGAGCGAGCGTGAACGAGAGTTAGCCGAGTGGAGCTTTCGCAGGTGGCGCTGCTACCAGTTCACCTCCCTGCGGGACCTCCTGTGGGGCAACGCCATTTTCCTCAAGGAGGCCAACGCCATCAGCGTGGAGCTCAAAAAGAAG GTTCAGTTCCAGTTCGTGCTGTTGACCGACACCCTCTATTCGCCGCTCCCGCCAGACCTGCTGCCTCCCGATCCAGACAAAGACCGCGAGAGGCGAATCTTCCCGCAAACCATCGTGGCTGTGGAGGTGCAGGACCAGAAGAATGGAGCCACTCACTACTGGACACTCGAAAAACTCAG GCAAAGACTTGATCAGATGCGGGAGATGTACGACCGTGCCGCCGAGGTCCCCCCCGCCACTGCCGTTGTCTCCTCAACGCGTTCCAATGTCACCGCAGATGACGGTGAAAGCGTCACGACGGGCGGCGACCCTTTTTACGACCGCTTCCCGTGGTTCCGACTGGTGGGCAG AAATCCTCTTTTCAACACGTGCATGAGTGAGCGCATGAGCGACCCCACCCCGTCCCccaccccctccgcctccgagaCCACCGACTCCCCTCAGCGGGAGGCTCGCGAGGACGACCAATCGGAGGAGCTGGACGATGATATCTTTTTGGATGAGCCGAGCTCGGAGCtggtgggggaggaggaggatgatgatgatgaggaggaggaggagcgagAACTGTGCCGAGGCTCCAGCGAAGGCCAGGATCCCTTTTACGACCGCTCGCCATTATTCAGTGTAGTGGGAAG GTCATTCGTGTACTTGAGCAACCTGCTGTACCGCGTTCCCTTGGTTCACCGCGTGGCCGTCGTGAGCGAGAAGGGCGACGTGAAGGGCTTCCTCCGCGTGGCCGTGCAGGCCATATCGG CCGATGAGGAAGCGCCCGACTACGGCTCAGGGGTGCGACAGTCTGGCACTGCCAAGATCTCCTTTGAAGATCAACAATACGAAAAG TTTCAGTCAGAGTCCTGCACAGCCGGACTTTCCCGCACCGGAGTATCCCAGGAGGAGCTTCGCTTTGTGGAGGGCGAGGGGCAGAGTGCGGAAACGGGACCTTCAGCCGATGAAGTCAACAATAACACAT CCGGTGGTGATATGGACGACGTAGCGGTGAAGTCGGGACTGGACGGCCAAGTGGACGTGACGGCGGAGCATCTGAAGATTGGGAACATTTTCACCTTCCGTGTCACTCTCCTACAAGCATCCAACATCGCCGCTGAGTATGCTGACATCTTCTGCCAGTTCAA TTTCATCCACCGACACGATGAAGCCTTCTCCACGGAACCCTTGAAGAACCCGGGCCGTGGACCCCCGCTGGGCTTTTACCACGTACAGAAT ATCGCCGTTGAAGTGACCAAATCGTTCGTGGACTACATCAGCACTCAGCCCATCGTGTTTGAGGTGTTTGGACACTACCAGAAACAAGCTTTCCTTCCTCTCTGTAAAGATGTCATCAG TCCACTGCGGCCCTGTAGGAGACAGTTCCCCCGTGTGATGCCTCTGTCCAAACCag TTCCGGCCACTAAGCTGACGGCGGTGGCTCGCCCGCAAGTAGGACCATGCCACTGCAAGTACGACCTGATGGTTTTCTTTGAGATCTGTGAGCTGGAAGCCAATGGAGA CTACCTCCCTGCTGTGGTGGACCACAGAGGAGGAATGCCTTGTCATgggactttcctcctgcaccag GGTCTTCAGAGGAGAATTACTGTCACAATCGTGCACGAGTCCGGCGGCGATATTGAATGGAGAGATGTGCGAGAGCTCGTTGTGG GGCGACTCCGCAACACCCCCGAATGTGACGAAAGCATCGTGGACCCCAACATTCTGTCCCTCAACATTTTGTCTGCCGGCTACGTCAGGCCTTTGCACGACGACAG GACGTTCTACCGCTTCGAGGCGGCGTGGGACAGCTCCATGCACAACTCCTTGCTCCTCAACAGAGTCACCCCGTATGGCGAGAAGATCTACATGACGCTCTCGGCTTATTTGGAG ctggagAAATGCACGCAGCCGGCCGTGGTGACCAAAGATGTCTGCATGGTCTTCTACTCTCGCGACACCAAACTGTCCGCCTCGCGTTCCATTCGGAACCTTTTCGGCGCCGGAAGCTTCAGAGCGGCCGATGG aaaCCGAGTGACAGGCGTGTACGAGTTGAGCCTGTGCCACTTGGCGGACGCGGGGAGTCCGGGCATGCAGCGGCGCAGGCGGCGAGTCCTGGACACGTCGGTGGCGTATGTCCGCGGCGAGGAGAACCTGGCCGGTTGGCGGCCTCGCAGCGACAGCCTCATCCTCGAGCATCAATGGGAGCTCGACAAGCTCAGCTTGCTTCAAGAA GTGGAGAAGACCAAACATTTCCTGCTACTGCGGGAGAAGCTGGAGTCCACCCTACTGCTGGCTAGTCAGGTGGCTCAGCAACTGGTGGAGGAACCAGGCGAGCCATCTCCGCCCACCCGGATTCATCCGGAGGTCTGCGCCGCATCTGACATCACCACTGAGAGGCAACGGGAGCTCGCCACCAAG TGTCTGCGGCTGCTCACTCACTCCTTCGACAGGGAATACACTCACGTGTGCGTCAGCGCCAGTGAAAGCAAG ATCTCAGAGATGTCCATCACCACGCTGAGAGACTCGGCCTCCATCTCTGCCCTCAACACCATCACGCCCTCGTCCACCTGCCCTTCCCTGGTGGAGGGTTGCTATGACAACGCTGCTCTCAG acctCCTGCTCCTCGCTCTCGCGCCGTCAGTCCTAGTCCCGAAGCGCAACTGGACGGCGAAGCCAAGAAGTGCGTGGGCGCAACCACGGAAGGGAAACCTCGCATACGTCGATTTGTCCCGGACATCCAAGAGATCCGAGTCAG CCCTATCGTGTCCAAAAAGGGTTACCTGCACTTCCTGGAGCCACACACCAACGGCTGGGTGAAGCGTTACGTGGTGGTGCGCCGGCCGTACGTCTACATCTACAACACGGAGCGCGACGCCATCGAGCGCGCCATTCTCAACCTTTCCTCGGCGCAGGTCGAATACAGCGAAGACCAGCAGGCCATGCTCAAG ACCCCCAACACGTTTGCCGTGTGCACGGAACACCGCGGAATATTGCTTCAAGCCACAAGTGACAAAGACATGCACGACTGGCTGTATGCCTTCAATCCTCTCCTGGCGGGGACTATCAG ATCCAAGTTGTCCAGAAGACGAGTGGGACAGAtgaggatgtga